Below is a genomic region from Thunnus thynnus chromosome 22, fThuThy2.1, whole genome shotgun sequence.
TTGCTCTGCAGCTGGAGGTGAACTCTGTGAAGGGCCGTGTTGTTGGAAACAAAATCCAGTGTACATTTGCTGCCACCGTACCGGCTCAACTTACTAGAAAACAAGGtttctcagtctcagtctcCACTGGACCTTTCAATGCCAGTAAgataacatttcaaataaacaaattcacacacacatcatcagcaACTCCAGCAGTTGAAGAGACTGATAATATTTTCTCATGTGCTGAAAGCATATCagtaatgttttttgtcttttgcttGCACCCTCAGCTTCTGGTGCTCTGGGATCCCCCACCCACACAATACGCACCCCTGTTGTAAACCTGGCAAATCCCAATGCCACTATCAAAAATGAACttgccaccaccaccacaggacccaacacaacagcagcagcaaccacaggagccaacacaacagcagcagcaaccccTGCGGCAACCACAGGAgccaacacaacagcagcaccagCTACTACAACTGCTGGCCCACTGATGCCCAACGCCACGGTAGAAACTTTACAGGTGAGTGATGTTAAAAAACTCAAAGAAGACTATGAAATAGAACAGAATTGGCTAAAGTAAAAATTCACTTCCACTGATTGTGTTTAACCTCATCATAGTGCACCCTCTTaagtctttctcctctccttgcaGACATCTGTCTCTAGGGCAGATTGTGGGAGCATCCAGCTCTGTCCAGCTGAGCCCTCTGGCTGCGACCCCTCACAAGCAGGATCATGTTTCTTTCTTGCTGCCAAGCAGACCAGCGGCCGAAACTTTGAGTTCGGCCTCTCAGGAGAATCTACCGGCTTCctttctgcctgcctgtctcttGATGTCACAGCGGTACGTCAAGTTCTATCACTCACTCACAGAAGAACGTACCATGAAGCCTAAGCCTGAGCCAATCATATAGTTTGTTTAAAGTCATCTGTGTCAACAACTACTAATTACTGTCTCTGGTTTTGCACAACAGGGAGGTAATGCCACCTGCTATATTTGTGCAAACAACAATAGCAAAGTACAATTCTTTGGCGCTGTCCTCAACAATGGCCAGCTGAATCTGAGAGAGGTGAGTACATGGCTCTACGTGGCTCAGTGTAGTGGTGGTGATAGAGCTGGGTGATAtacaaatttgtttaaaaaaatggacCCTAACAGTGATAGTTACAGCTGATCTAGTTCGGCTATGAACCTGATTTCTATGTtttgagacagagacagacataaCGATACATTCTATGCTATGAATGTCTCTTTATCTCCTTGCGTATATAAGGCTTGTTCCATGTAATCTTTTCATTCTACAAATCAAATaatgaacagaaacatttaatGGTATAGTCACCTGCTGCTCATACAATATCAAGGCAAACATTAATTCATCCATCATCGTCTGCATGGTATATAAATATTGCTTATAATAGTAAACTATTGAAAACTCATTCAACCGTCTTTTCTCTGCAGCTGGAGGTGAACTCTGTGAAGGGCCGTGTCGATGGAAACAAAATCCAGTGTACATTTGCTGCCACTGTACCTGCCCAACTTACTAGAGCACAAGGTTTCTCAGTCTCAATCTCCACTGGACCTTTCAACGCCAGTAAGATAAcgtttcaaataaacaaattcacACATATCATCAGCAACTCCAGCAGTTGAAGAGActgataatattttttcatgtgctGAAAGCATAtcagtaatgttttttgttttttgcttgcACCCTCAGCTTCTGGTGAACTGGGATCCCCCACCGTGGCAATACGGACTCCTGTTGTAAACCTGGCAAATCCTAATGCCACTGTCAAAAATGAACTTGCCACCAACACCACAGGAcccaacacaacagcagcagcaaccacaggagcccacacaacagcagcagcaaccacaggAGCCCACACAACAGCCGCAGCGACCATAGGAACctacacaacagcagcagcaaccacaggagcccaaacaacagcagcaccagCCACTACAACTGCTGGCCCACTGATGCCCAACACCACAGTAGAAACTTTGGAGGTGAGTGGTTTTACAAAACTCAAAGAAGACTATGAAATAGAACAGAATTGGCTAAAGTAAAAATTCACTTCCACTGATGATGTTTAACctcatcacacatcacacattatCCCACCCTCTTaagtctttctcctctccttgcaGACACCTGTCTCTAGGGCAGATTGTGGGAGCACACAGCTGTGTGCAGATGAGCCCTCTGACTGCGACCCCTCACAAGCAGgatcatgtttctttctttctgccaGGCAGACGAGTGGTCGAAACTTTGAGTTTGGCCTCTCAGGAGAATCTACTGGCTACctttctgcctgcctgtctcttGATGTCACAGCGGTACGTTAAGTTCTATCACTCACTCACAGAAGAACGTACCATGAAGCCTAAGCCTGAGCCAATCATATAATTTGTTTGAAGCAATTTGTGTCAACAACTACTAATTACTGTCTCTGGTTTTGCACAACAGGGAGGTAATGCCACCTGCTACATCTGTGCAAACAACAATAGCAATGTACAATTCTTTGGCGCTAACCTCAACAATGACCAGCTGACTCAGACAACGGTGAGTACATGGCTCTACGTGGCTCAGTGTAGTGGTGGTGATAGAGCTGGGTGAGAATATATATATTGCTCTGTTGGAGCCCACTTTCATGGCAGTCTGACATACCTTTTATTCTATTATTGGATTTCCTGTATAAGAAAAAATCTAATGTAGTACTATGataaatttgtttaaaaaatgtacatgaaCAGTGATAGTTACACCTGATCGAGTTTGGTTATGAACCTCATTTCTATGTtttgagacagagacagacataaGGATCCATTCTGTTATGAATGGTTCTTTATCTCCTTGCATATATTAAGCTTGTTCCATGTAATCTTATTTTCATTCTACAAATCAAATACTGAACAGACACATTTAATGGCTCAGTCACCTGCTGCTCATGCAAACCCTAATCCATCATCATCTGCATGGTATATAAATATTGCTTACATTAATAAACCATTGTAAACTCATTCAACTGTCTTTGCTCTGCAGCTGAACGTGAACTCTGTGAAGGGCCGTGTCGATGGAAACAAAATCCAGTGTACATTTGCTGTCACCATACCGGCCCAACTTACTAGAGCACAAAGTCATTCAATCTCAGTCGCCACTGGAACATTCAGCGCCAGTAAGATAACATTTCCAATTTATAAATtcacagacatatcatcagcaaTTCCAGCAGTCGAAGATAATATTTTCTCATGTGCTAAAAGCATATCagtaatgttttttgtcttattCTTGCACCTTCAGCTACTGGTGCTCTGGGATCCCCCACCACAGTAATACGGACCCCTGTTGTAAACCTGGCAGATCCTAATGCCACCATCACCAATTTAGTtaccaccaacaccaccaccaacacaaCCGCTTCCCCCAGTACCGCTGCCCCAACCACTGACCACGCTGTTACACTACAGCAATCCCTGACACATGGTAAGCATAGGGTTGTTTTTCGTGAGATATCTAAGACTATAACTTCTTCCTAAGGAGATACTGTTTATTTGTAGAATGGCtaatcaatctttttttttttaataattcaatgtttaaaaaattgcCTGTTCTCCCATCCTTCACTATAGCTCTCCTGGTCACTGTGGGTGTGCTGGGTCTGGCCATGCTATGAGGAAACTGACGCCAAATCGAGACAAGAAAACATGAATCGAGACAAGAAAACTTCACTATCCATAAACACATGCAACTGAATATAAACTTAAAACATCTCCCAGCAGGTTAACTCTACACAGTATATCCCAGATTCTTAGGATCGTGCTTATTTGCGTCAGCTCACCGCAGGTGAAAGAAGAGGGAGTGGTGGAGGGAGGTCACTCTTCTGCAGCCTTTGGACTGTTGTCACATCTGCTACAAGCTCTGAAACAAAGAAGTTAAATATTTTTGAAGAGTTTTTAATTGAATGTTATGTGTAATCCCCCAATCTTCGTTTGGTAACCATAAGACTGCTGGATTTATGTCTTATGAGCTACATAATTGCAGGCAGATGCCGCTGATGCAAATCAATGTagaatatatataattaaattgCTAGAATGACACACAAATGAGAAGCACTATTACAATCAGAACCATTACAAGTAACCAAACCTCAAAACCAAATCAAGTGAAGCAGTACCTGGCTTTCACTGGTAGATGTCAggatttatacatttttcaggGAGGGTTAGGATCTGGTTACATTCTAAGCCTACATTATTACAGTCAGGCAAATATCTCATGACTCAGTTAATCTGTGGTAAGGCCTGGAGCCGTCAAATTATTGAATTGTGATGCCAGAAAAAGATCCTATGGTAAATTGCAGAAGTTGTCAAACAGTAGGCTTTTCTTGTCACAAAGCTGAATGAATAactatttttaaatcattatatTCTTTTGTTTACTCTCAGAATAGGCAGATGTGCCCTTATGAAGGAccataattattttgttttgtgcatgTCACAGCAgatttatatgtatgtgttatgtttctttttatacACACAAGGCAAGCaaacaaataatatatttttcttctcctgtCACTCATAATGATGCCAGCATTATATCTTATATTATTCTGTGTGGTGTgaatgttgaatgaatgaatgagaaagTATGTACATGTCCTTAAAATGAAGCCTGCATGGGCTGATATTTtcatgtgcgtgtgtgagtggaTCTATGCATGTGCGAGAACACATGCAAATGAGCAATTGCTCATGAAGAATGCTTTATGATACCAAATACTGGTGAAACTGATTTTGCACATTACATTATGTaacatttgtacttttactaaaaaaaaatttaaataattatttttacacagattGGTTCTCCTGGTGTCATTAATAAATTGTCAGAAATCAATGACCACAATCATGGACAATTTATTATAAAGCAGGCAGTGACTCATATTGAAATATTATCTATAGACATTATAGGTGTGCCGGTGTACTGCTTCTACTTTATACCGCAGTGAAGCATCTCACAGAATCAACCATTTCCATTACCATCATTATtgtgatttttgtcattttcagagGACACCGTGAACACAGAGCAACAATCCTCCCTTCATCcgcagttttattttgtttagctATAAGTGGCCTGTAAGAGCCCAGCATCACTGTTATTACagtctgtgtgcatttacaaatttctctgcctttttaaaaattaaattagctATTAACACTTACTTATTCAGAGTCCATCAAATAACATTTGGGACATATAGACGAGTTTTCAGTGAATGAAATCCAAGGCGATCATGAAGTCATTCATCTATATTTTACCACTAATAGAAGGATTTCAAGAAACATGATTATTgcaattatacatttatttatttatcaagtTTTTTGGCCCTGGCCCTGATCCAAGTCCTTAAATATCGGGTATTTGACAATACAAAGGCTGATTTCATACATATATTTACGTTAATGCCGCCCAATGCCCATAATCTACAACTTGATAATAAGATAAGATAGACCTAAATTTatcctaaaagaaaaaaatgtgccAAAGATGCTCAGTATGCAAAGTAGAAATAGtaacattaaatataaacacagcagcagaagataTGCAATGTTGATTGAATATGTTTCTAGCACATGAAATAACATGTGAA
It encodes:
- the LOC137174957 gene encoding mucin-22-like, whose amino-acid sequence is MDNRLVLTVLFMMLSWMFVGIYAQTNATAAPATTTAGPLMHNTTVLTLQKNVSRAGCGSTHLCTSEPSGCDPSQAGSCFFLSAKQTSGRNFEFGLSGESTGFLSASLSLDATAGGNDTTYVCANNNGKVQFFSAVLNNGQLTQRKLEVNSVKGHVVGNKIQCTFAATVPAQLTRTQGFSVSVSTGPFNATSGALGSPTHTIRTPVVNLANPNATIKNELATTTAGANTTAAPATTTAGPLMPNTTVLTLQKNVSRAGCGSTHLCTSEPSGCDPSQAGSCFFLSAKQTSGRNFEFGLSGESTGFLSASLSLDATAGGNDTTYVCANNNGKVQFFSAVLNNGQLTQRKLEVNSVKGRVVGNKIQCTFAATVPAQLTRKQGFSVSVSTGPFNATSGALGSPTHTIRTPVVNLANPNATIKNELATTTTGPNTTAAATTGANTTAAATPAATTGANTTAAPATTTAGPLMPNATVETLQTSVSRADCGSIQLCPAEPSGCDPSQAGSCFFLAAKQTSGRNFEFGLSGESTGFLSACLSLDVTAGGNATCYICANNNSKVQFFGAVLNNGQLNLRELEVNSVKGRVDGNKIQCTFAATVPAQLTRAQGFSVSISTGPFNATSGELGSPTVAIRTPVVNLANPNATVKNELATNTTGPNTTAAATTGAHTTAAATTGAHTTAAATIGTYTTAAATTGAQTTAAPATTTAGPLMPNTTVETLETPVSRADCGSTQLCADEPSDCDPSQAGSCFFLSARQTSGRNFEFGLSGESTGYLSACLSLDVTAGGNATCYICANNNSNVQFFGANLNNDQLTQTTLNVNSVKGRVDGNKIQCTFAVTIPAQLTRAQSHSISVATGTFSATTGALGSPTTVIRTPVVNLADPNATITNLVTTNTTTNTTASPSTAAPTTDHAVTLQQSLTHALLVTVGVLGLAML